The Coffea arabica cultivar ET-39 chromosome 8e, Coffea Arabica ET-39 HiFi, whole genome shotgun sequence genome window below encodes:
- the LOC113704339 gene encoding hydroxyproline O-galactosyltransferase HPGT1-like isoform X4: protein MVNGRGSSNHRLPSASSFQSRICFMMLSMFATMASLYVAGRLWQDATNRVHLIEELDRRTGQGHSAISVDDTLKIINCREQQKKLVALQMELEKARTEGFVSNYFSEDSGTQRKKKLLAVVGIFTRFGRKNNRDAIRKAWMPAGAASKKLEEEKGIIIRFVIGRSANRGDISDKDIDNEYRQTNDFIILNDYLEAPKESSKKEKLFFAHAVENWNAEFYVKVNDDIYINIDALGAALASHLDKSRVYIGCMKSGEVFSQPSQKWYEPEWWKFGDGKSYFLHASGEIFAISHPLAHFILINRSILRTYAHDDVSAGSWFIGLDVKHVDEGKFCCSSWSSGSVCAAS from the exons ATGGTTAATGGCCGGGGATCTAGTAACCACCGGCTACCATCGGCGTCGAGTTTCCAATCCCGGATATGTTTTATGATGCTCTCGATGTTCGCCACCATGGCTTCGCTTTATGTTGCCGGCCG ATTGTGGCAGGATGCAACAAATAGAGTTCATTTAATAGAAGAGCTTGATAGACGAACTGGACAG GGGCATTCTGCTATATCTGTTGACGATACTTTGAAGATCATAAATTGTAG AGAACAACAGAAGAAGCTAGTGGCTCTTCAGATGGAGCTGGAAAAAGCACGGACGGAAGGCTTCGTTTCAAATTATTTCTCAGAAGATAGTGGGACacagagaaagaaaaagctTCTTGCTGTTGTAGGGATCTTTACAAGGTTTGGTCGTAAGAATAATAGAGACGCAATCCGTAAGGCATGGATGCCTGCTG GTGCTGCTTCAAAGAAACTGGAGGAAGAGAAGGGCATCATTATACGATTTGTAATAGGGAGAAG TGCAAACCGTGGAGACATTTCAGATAAGGACATCGACAATGAATATAGGCAGACTAATGACTTCATAATTCTT AATGATTATCTGGAGGCTCCTAAGGAGAgttcaaagaaggaaaaattattttttgctcATGCTGTGGAGAATTGGAATGCTGAGTTCTATGTTAAGGTCAATGATGATATCTACATAAATATTG ATGCACTTGGAGCTGCACTTGCCAGTCATTTGGATAAGTCTCGTGTTTATATTGGGTGCATGAAGTCAGGGGAGGTTTTCTCTCAACC GTCCCAGAAATGGTATGAACCAGAGTGGTGGAAATTTGGGGATGGGAAATC ATATTTCCTGCATGCTTCTGGAGAAATATTTGCTATATCTCATCCCCTGGCACACTTTATCTTAATTAACAG GTCCATCCTTCGTACGTATGCCCATGATGATGTCAGTGCTGGATCCTGGTTCATTGGCCTAGATGTTAAGCATGTTGATGAAGGGAAGTTTTGTTGCTCATCCTGGTCATCAG GGTCTGTTTGTGCGGCTTCCTAG
- the LOC113704339 gene encoding hydroxyproline O-galactosyltransferase HPGT1-like isoform X3, with protein MVNGRGSSNHRLPSASSFQSRICFMMLSMFATMASLYVAGRLWQDATNRVHLIEELDRRTGQGHSAISVDDTLKIINCREQQKKLVALQMELEKARTEGFVSNYFSEDSGTQRKKKLLAVVGIFTRFGRKNNRDAIRKAWMPAGTESFPLVLLQRNWRKRRASLYDFANRGDISDKDIDNEYRQTNDFIILNDYLEAPKESSKKEKLFFAHAVENWNAEFYVKVNDDIYINIDALGAALASHLDKSRVYIGCMKSGEVFSQPSQKWYEPEWWKFGDGKSYFLHASGEIFAISHPLAHFILINRSILRTYAHDDVSAGSWFIGLDVKHVDEGKFCCSSWSSGSVCAAS; from the exons ATGGTTAATGGCCGGGGATCTAGTAACCACCGGCTACCATCGGCGTCGAGTTTCCAATCCCGGATATGTTTTATGATGCTCTCGATGTTCGCCACCATGGCTTCGCTTTATGTTGCCGGCCG ATTGTGGCAGGATGCAACAAATAGAGTTCATTTAATAGAAGAGCTTGATAGACGAACTGGACAG GGGCATTCTGCTATATCTGTTGACGATACTTTGAAGATCATAAATTGTAG AGAACAACAGAAGAAGCTAGTGGCTCTTCAGATGGAGCTGGAAAAAGCACGGACGGAAGGCTTCGTTTCAAATTATTTCTCAGAAGATAGTGGGACacagagaaagaaaaagctTCTTGCTGTTGTAGGGATCTTTACAAGGTTTGGTCGTAAGAATAATAGAGACGCAATCCGTAAGGCATGGATGCCTGCTGGTACAGAATCATTTCCCTTG GTGCTGCTTCAAAGAAACTGGAGGAAGAGAAGGGCATCATTATACGATTT TGCAAACCGTGGAGACATTTCAGATAAGGACATCGACAATGAATATAGGCAGACTAATGACTTCATAATTCTT AATGATTATCTGGAGGCTCCTAAGGAGAgttcaaagaaggaaaaattattttttgctcATGCTGTGGAGAATTGGAATGCTGAGTTCTATGTTAAGGTCAATGATGATATCTACATAAATATTG ATGCACTTGGAGCTGCACTTGCCAGTCATTTGGATAAGTCTCGTGTTTATATTGGGTGCATGAAGTCAGGGGAGGTTTTCTCTCAACC GTCCCAGAAATGGTATGAACCAGAGTGGTGGAAATTTGGGGATGGGAAATC ATATTTCCTGCATGCTTCTGGAGAAATATTTGCTATATCTCATCCCCTGGCACACTTTATCTTAATTAACAG GTCCATCCTTCGTACGTATGCCCATGATGATGTCAGTGCTGGATCCTGGTTCATTGGCCTAGATGTTAAGCATGTTGATGAAGGGAAGTTTTGTTGCTCATCCTGGTCATCAG GGTCTGTTTGTGCGGCTTCCTAG
- the LOC113704029 gene encoding uncharacterized protein isoform X1 → MAWRVAGRKGIRACLAEALTISFRDPVFPNTKVDLEAAQTTFFSLVKQKQSYSVNPGLRIFDDLNFFSSRCLIRLFHASPQLLVRRDDDTPWGLKTQRKGKFKNRPKSSSPPVEAPYVPPKIKRVARSLPDKTIEIFEGMTILELAKRCGESIPTMQSILVNVGEKVDSEFDPLGIDIAELVAMEVGVNVRRLHSDEGTNVLPRSPVVTVMGHVDHGKTSLLDALRQTSVAAKEAGGITQHLGAFVVGMQSGASITFLDTPGHAAFSAMRARGAAITDIVVLVVAADDGVMPQTLEAMSHAKEAGVPMVAAINKCDKPTANPERVRLQLAAEGLLLEEMGGDVQVVEVSAINKIGLDKLEEALLLQAELMDLKARNDGPAQAYVVEARLDRGRGPLATAIVKAGTLVSGQFVVVGAEWGRIRAIRDTAGKMTNFARPAMPIEIEGLKGLPMAGDDIIVVHSEERARMLSEGRKKKRERDRLRKLEKEKREKEKEEEIEGEEEEEEELEAPELGDQRGGGKRRRKERRKLQEKENKPKRPELPIVVKADVQGTVEAVVDALKGLNSPQLPVFVVHVGVGPISQSDIDMAEACSACIVGFNVRNPPSSISLAATQAGVKIKLHRVIYHLLEDIGNLIVEKAPGTFETQVAGEAQVLNIFELKGRSKAKGADVKIAGCRVTDGRFTKLSTMRILRSGEVVFEGSCTSLKREKHDVDAVGKGNECGLVIQDCIDFRVGDVIQCLEQVNIKPKFISSENGAVRIES, encoded by the exons ATGGCGTGGAGAGTGGCAGGGAGAAAG GGTATCCGTGCTTGTCTAGCTGAAGCATTGACCATTTCATTTAGAGATCCAGTGTTCCCAAATACGAAAGTTGACCTTGAAGCAGCTCAGACTACATTTTTTTCCTTAGTCAAGCAGAAACAAT CATATAGCGTAAACCCAGGATTACGGATATTTGATGATTTGAACTTCTTCAGCAGCAGATGTCTGATCAG GCTTTTTCATGCTAGTCCTCAATTACTGGTGAGAAGAGATGATGACACACCATGGGGACTAAAGACGCAGCGGAAAGGAAAGTTCAAGAACAGACCAAAGAGCAGTTCACCGCCAGTTGAAGCTCCTTACGTGCCTCCTAAAATAAAAAGGGTTGCCAGATCCTTGCCAGATAAAACAATTGAAATATTTGAGGGCATGACCATTTTAGAGCTTGCCAAGCGATGTGGAGAATCCATACCTACCATGCAGAgtattcttgtaaatgttgGAGAGAAAGTTGATTCAGAATTTGACCCTCTTGGCATTGATATTGCAGAATTGGTTGCAATG GAAGTTGGGGTCAATGTAAGGAGGCTTCACTCTGATGAGGGCACTAATGTACTACCACGGTCTCCAGTTGTGACAGTGATGGGTCATGTTGACCATGGTAAAACATCTCTTTTGGATGCTCTACGTCAAACTTCTGTGGCAGCTAAGGAAGCTGGGGGCATAACACAGCATTTAGGTGCCTTTGTTGTTGGGATGCAATCAGGGGCGTCAATTACATTCCTTGATACTCCTGGTCATGCTGCATTCAGTGCCATGCGAGCTAGAGGTGCGGCCATCACAGATATAGTTGTGCTGGTGGTGGCTGCTGATGATGGCGTGATGCCTCAAACTCTGGAAGCAATGTCGCATGCAAAAGAAGCTGGTGTTCCAATGGTGGCTGCAATTAATAAATGTGATAAACCAACAGCTAACCCAGAAAGAGTGAGACTCCAGCTCGCAGCAGAGGGGCTGCTGTTGGAAGAGATGGGTGGTGATGTCCAGGTTGTTGAAGTTTCAGCCATAAACAAGATTGGACTGGATAAGTTGGAGGAGGCTTTGCTTCTCCAGGCTGAGTTGATGGATCTTAAAGCTCGTAATGATGGACCAGCTCAAGCTTATGTAGTTGAGGCAAGGCTTGACAGGGGACGTGGTCCTTTAGCTACTGCTATAGTAAAGGCGGGAACCTTAGTTTCTGGTCAGTTTGTTGTTGTAGGTGCCGAGTGGGGAAGGATAAGGGCCATCAGAGATACAGCAGGGAAAATGACAAATTTTGCTAGACCTGCAATGCCCATTGAGATTGAGGGGTTAAAGGGACTTCCAATGGCTGGTGATGACATTATTGTCGTGCACTCGGAGGAAAGAGCACGAATGCTTAGTgaagggaggaaaaagaaacgAGAGAGGGATAGATTAAGGAAGCTAGAAAAGGAGAaacgagaaaaagaaaaagaggaggaaatagaaggagaagaagaggaagaagaagaattggAAGCACCTGAACTAGGAGATCAAAGAGGAGgaggaaagagaagaagaaaagagagaagaaagttacaagagaaagaaaataagcCCAAACGGCCAGAATTGCCAATTGTAGTTAAAGCAGATGTTCAAGGCACTGTGGAGGCAGTTGTAGATGCGCTGAAGGGTCTAAATAGTCCCCAG CTTCCTGTCTTTGTCGTCCATGTGGGGGTTGGGCCTATATCTCAGTCTGACATTGATATGGCAGAAGCCTGCAGTGCATGTATTGTTGGATTTAATGTGCGGAATCCACCTAGTTCCATCAGTTTGGCAGCAACTCAAGCAGGTGTAAAG ATAAAACTGCACCGAGTCATCTATCATCTTCTGGAGGACATTGGTAATTTAATTGTTGAGAAGGCCCCTGGGACATTTGAGACCCAGGTTGCTGGAGAGGCGCAGGTGCTGAACATATTTGAACTTAAAGGAAGGAGCAAAGCCAAGGGAGCAGATGTCAAGATTGCTGGTTGTCGAGTCACTGATGGTCGCTTCACCAAGTTATCAACAATGAGGATTCTTAGAAgtggtgaagttgtttttgaAGGTTCTTGTACGTCTCTGAAACGGGAGAAGCATGACGTTGATGCAGTTGGGAAAGGAAACGAGTGTGGACTAGTAATCCAGGACTGCATTGATTTCCGGGTTGGAGACGTTATTCAGTGCCTGGAGCAAGTCAACATAAAGCCTAAATTCATTTCGTCAGAAAATGGAGCTGTTCGAATTGAGAGCTAA
- the LOC113704339 gene encoding hydroxyproline O-galactosyltransferase HPGT1-like isoform X2 produces the protein MVNGRGSSNHRLPSASSFQSRICFMMLSMFATMASLYVAGRLWQDATNRVHLIEELDRRTGQGHSAISVDDTLKIINCREQQKKLVALQMELEKARTEGFVSNYFSEDSGTQRKKKLLAVVGIFTRFGRKNNRDAIRKAWMPAGAASKKLEEEKGIIIRFVIGRSANRGDISDKDIDNEYRQTNDFIILNDYLEAPKESSKKEKLFFAHAVENWNAEFYVKVNDDIYINIDALGAALASHLDKSRVYIGCMKSGEVFSQPSQKWYEPEWWKFGDGKSYFLHASGEIFAISHPLAHFILINRSILRTYAHDDVSAGSWFIGLDVKHVDEGKFCCSSWSSGLSISLCVFACACIKTIM, from the exons ATGGTTAATGGCCGGGGATCTAGTAACCACCGGCTACCATCGGCGTCGAGTTTCCAATCCCGGATATGTTTTATGATGCTCTCGATGTTCGCCACCATGGCTTCGCTTTATGTTGCCGGCCG ATTGTGGCAGGATGCAACAAATAGAGTTCATTTAATAGAAGAGCTTGATAGACGAACTGGACAG GGGCATTCTGCTATATCTGTTGACGATACTTTGAAGATCATAAATTGTAG AGAACAACAGAAGAAGCTAGTGGCTCTTCAGATGGAGCTGGAAAAAGCACGGACGGAAGGCTTCGTTTCAAATTATTTCTCAGAAGATAGTGGGACacagagaaagaaaaagctTCTTGCTGTTGTAGGGATCTTTACAAGGTTTGGTCGTAAGAATAATAGAGACGCAATCCGTAAGGCATGGATGCCTGCTG GTGCTGCTTCAAAGAAACTGGAGGAAGAGAAGGGCATCATTATACGATTTGTAATAGGGAGAAG TGCAAACCGTGGAGACATTTCAGATAAGGACATCGACAATGAATATAGGCAGACTAATGACTTCATAATTCTT AATGATTATCTGGAGGCTCCTAAGGAGAgttcaaagaaggaaaaattattttttgctcATGCTGTGGAGAATTGGAATGCTGAGTTCTATGTTAAGGTCAATGATGATATCTACATAAATATTG ATGCACTTGGAGCTGCACTTGCCAGTCATTTGGATAAGTCTCGTGTTTATATTGGGTGCATGAAGTCAGGGGAGGTTTTCTCTCAACC GTCCCAGAAATGGTATGAACCAGAGTGGTGGAAATTTGGGGATGGGAAATC ATATTTCCTGCATGCTTCTGGAGAAATATTTGCTATATCTCATCCCCTGGCACACTTTATCTTAATTAACAG GTCCATCCTTCGTACGTATGCCCATGATGATGTCAGTGCTGGATCCTGGTTCATTGGCCTAGATGTTAAGCATGTTGATGAAGGGAAGTTTTGTTGCTCATCCTGGTCATCAGGTCTCTCTATTTCTCTCTGTGTGTTCGCGTGTGCATGTATCAAGACAATTATGTGA
- the LOC113703976 gene encoding V-type proton ATPase subunit E: MNDADVSKQIQQMVRFIRQEAEEKANEISVSAEEEFNIEKLQLVEAEKKKIRQEYERKQKQVEVRKKIEYSMQLNASRIKVLQAQDDLVNSMKEAASKELLRVSQDHHSYKHLLKNLVVQSLLRLKEPSVLLRCRKDDLRLVESVLNSAKEEYAEKAKVHAPEIIVDSIHLPPAPSHHNVHGPSCSGGVVLASRDGKIVCENTLDARLDVVFRQKLPEIRKRLFGQVAA; the protein is encoded by the exons ATGAACGACGCAGATGTCTCCAAGCAGATCCAACAGATGGTTCGATTTATTCGCCAAGAAGCCGAAGAGAAGGCGAATGAGATCTCTGTTTCTGCTGAAGAA GAGTTCAACATTGAGAAGTTGCAGTTAGTGGAAGCGGAGAAGAAGAAGATCAGACAAGAGTATGAGCGTAAGCAGAAGCAAGTTGAAGTTCGCAAGAAAAT TGAGTACTCCATGCAGCTAAATGCTTCTAGAATTAAGGTTCTTCAAGCTCAGGATGATCTCGTTAACTCTATGAAGGAGGCGGCATCAAAGGAACTCTTGCGTGTGAGCCAAGACCACCATAGCTATAAGCATCTTCTGAAAAATCTCGTTGTTCAG AGTTTACTTAGACTGAAAGAGCCTTCGGTCTTACTTCGGTGTCGCAAAGATGACTTACGCTTGGTGGAGTCTGTTTTGAACTCAGCCAAGGAGGAATATGCTGAGAAGGCAAAGGTTCATGCTCCGGAAATCATAGTTGACTCCATCCACCTTCCACCTGCGCCTTCTCATCACAATGTCCACGGTCCTTCCTG CTCTGGTGGGGTCGTATTGGCTTCTCGAGATGGAAAAATTGTGTGTGAAAACACACTCGATGCTAGGTTGGATGTTGTGTTCCGCCAAAAACTTCCAGAG ATCCGCAAGAGGCTGTTTGGACAAGTTGCTGCCTAA
- the LOC113704029 gene encoding uncharacterized protein isoform X2, protein MLMNGVESGREKAYSVNPGLRIFDDLNFFSSRCLIRLFHASPQLLVRRDDDTPWGLKTQRKGKFKNRPKSSSPPVEAPYVPPKIKRVARSLPDKTIEIFEGMTILELAKRCGESIPTMQSILVNVGEKVDSEFDPLGIDIAELVAMEVGVNVRRLHSDEGTNVLPRSPVVTVMGHVDHGKTSLLDALRQTSVAAKEAGGITQHLGAFVVGMQSGASITFLDTPGHAAFSAMRARGAAITDIVVLVVAADDGVMPQTLEAMSHAKEAGVPMVAAINKCDKPTANPERVRLQLAAEGLLLEEMGGDVQVVEVSAINKIGLDKLEEALLLQAELMDLKARNDGPAQAYVVEARLDRGRGPLATAIVKAGTLVSGQFVVVGAEWGRIRAIRDTAGKMTNFARPAMPIEIEGLKGLPMAGDDIIVVHSEERARMLSEGRKKKRERDRLRKLEKEKREKEKEEEIEGEEEEEEELEAPELGDQRGGGKRRRKERRKLQEKENKPKRPELPIVVKADVQGTVEAVVDALKGLNSPQLPVFVVHVGVGPISQSDIDMAEACSACIVGFNVRNPPSSISLAATQAGVKIKLHRVIYHLLEDIGNLIVEKAPGTFETQVAGEAQVLNIFELKGRSKAKGADVKIAGCRVTDGRFTKLSTMRILRSGEVVFEGSCTSLKREKHDVDAVGKGNECGLVIQDCIDFRVGDVIQCLEQVNIKPKFISSENGAVRIES, encoded by the exons ATGCTTATGAATGGCGTGGAGAGTGGCAGGGAGAAAG CATATAGCGTAAACCCAGGATTACGGATATTTGATGATTTGAACTTCTTCAGCAGCAGATGTCTGATCAG GCTTTTTCATGCTAGTCCTCAATTACTGGTGAGAAGAGATGATGACACACCATGGGGACTAAAGACGCAGCGGAAAGGAAAGTTCAAGAACAGACCAAAGAGCAGTTCACCGCCAGTTGAAGCTCCTTACGTGCCTCCTAAAATAAAAAGGGTTGCCAGATCCTTGCCAGATAAAACAATTGAAATATTTGAGGGCATGACCATTTTAGAGCTTGCCAAGCGATGTGGAGAATCCATACCTACCATGCAGAgtattcttgtaaatgttgGAGAGAAAGTTGATTCAGAATTTGACCCTCTTGGCATTGATATTGCAGAATTGGTTGCAATG GAAGTTGGGGTCAATGTAAGGAGGCTTCACTCTGATGAGGGCACTAATGTACTACCACGGTCTCCAGTTGTGACAGTGATGGGTCATGTTGACCATGGTAAAACATCTCTTTTGGATGCTCTACGTCAAACTTCTGTGGCAGCTAAGGAAGCTGGGGGCATAACACAGCATTTAGGTGCCTTTGTTGTTGGGATGCAATCAGGGGCGTCAATTACATTCCTTGATACTCCTGGTCATGCTGCATTCAGTGCCATGCGAGCTAGAGGTGCGGCCATCACAGATATAGTTGTGCTGGTGGTGGCTGCTGATGATGGCGTGATGCCTCAAACTCTGGAAGCAATGTCGCATGCAAAAGAAGCTGGTGTTCCAATGGTGGCTGCAATTAATAAATGTGATAAACCAACAGCTAACCCAGAAAGAGTGAGACTCCAGCTCGCAGCAGAGGGGCTGCTGTTGGAAGAGATGGGTGGTGATGTCCAGGTTGTTGAAGTTTCAGCCATAAACAAGATTGGACTGGATAAGTTGGAGGAGGCTTTGCTTCTCCAGGCTGAGTTGATGGATCTTAAAGCTCGTAATGATGGACCAGCTCAAGCTTATGTAGTTGAGGCAAGGCTTGACAGGGGACGTGGTCCTTTAGCTACTGCTATAGTAAAGGCGGGAACCTTAGTTTCTGGTCAGTTTGTTGTTGTAGGTGCCGAGTGGGGAAGGATAAGGGCCATCAGAGATACAGCAGGGAAAATGACAAATTTTGCTAGACCTGCAATGCCCATTGAGATTGAGGGGTTAAAGGGACTTCCAATGGCTGGTGATGACATTATTGTCGTGCACTCGGAGGAAAGAGCACGAATGCTTAGTgaagggaggaaaaagaaacgAGAGAGGGATAGATTAAGGAAGCTAGAAAAGGAGAaacgagaaaaagaaaaagaggaggaaatagaaggagaagaagaggaagaagaagaattggAAGCACCTGAACTAGGAGATCAAAGAGGAGgaggaaagagaagaagaaaagagagaagaaagttacaagagaaagaaaataagcCCAAACGGCCAGAATTGCCAATTGTAGTTAAAGCAGATGTTCAAGGCACTGTGGAGGCAGTTGTAGATGCGCTGAAGGGTCTAAATAGTCCCCAG CTTCCTGTCTTTGTCGTCCATGTGGGGGTTGGGCCTATATCTCAGTCTGACATTGATATGGCAGAAGCCTGCAGTGCATGTATTGTTGGATTTAATGTGCGGAATCCACCTAGTTCCATCAGTTTGGCAGCAACTCAAGCAGGTGTAAAG ATAAAACTGCACCGAGTCATCTATCATCTTCTGGAGGACATTGGTAATTTAATTGTTGAGAAGGCCCCTGGGACATTTGAGACCCAGGTTGCTGGAGAGGCGCAGGTGCTGAACATATTTGAACTTAAAGGAAGGAGCAAAGCCAAGGGAGCAGATGTCAAGATTGCTGGTTGTCGAGTCACTGATGGTCGCTTCACCAAGTTATCAACAATGAGGATTCTTAGAAgtggtgaagttgtttttgaAGGTTCTTGTACGTCTCTGAAACGGGAGAAGCATGACGTTGATGCAGTTGGGAAAGGAAACGAGTGTGGACTAGTAATCCAGGACTGCATTGATTTCCGGGTTGGAGACGTTATTCAGTGCCTGGAGCAAGTCAACATAAAGCCTAAATTCATTTCGTCAGAAAATGGAGCTGTTCGAATTGAGAGCTAA
- the LOC113704339 gene encoding hydroxyproline O-galactosyltransferase HPGT1-like isoform X1, with translation MVNGRGSSNHRLPSASSFQSRICFMMLSMFATMASLYVAGRLWQDATNRVHLIEELDRRTGQGHSAISVDDTLKIINCREQQKKLVALQMELEKARTEGFVSNYFSEDSGTQRKKKLLAVVGIFTRFGRKNNRDAIRKAWMPAGTESFPLVLLQRNWRKRRASLYDFANRGDISDKDIDNEYRQTNDFIILNDYLEAPKESSKKEKLFFAHAVENWNAEFYVKVNDDIYINIDALGAALASHLDKSRVYIGCMKSGEVFSQPSQKWYEPEWWKFGDGKSYFLHASGEIFAISHPLAHFILINRSILRTYAHDDVSAGSWFIGLDVKHVDEGKFCCSSWSSGLSISLCVFACACIKTIM, from the exons ATGGTTAATGGCCGGGGATCTAGTAACCACCGGCTACCATCGGCGTCGAGTTTCCAATCCCGGATATGTTTTATGATGCTCTCGATGTTCGCCACCATGGCTTCGCTTTATGTTGCCGGCCG ATTGTGGCAGGATGCAACAAATAGAGTTCATTTAATAGAAGAGCTTGATAGACGAACTGGACAG GGGCATTCTGCTATATCTGTTGACGATACTTTGAAGATCATAAATTGTAG AGAACAACAGAAGAAGCTAGTGGCTCTTCAGATGGAGCTGGAAAAAGCACGGACGGAAGGCTTCGTTTCAAATTATTTCTCAGAAGATAGTGGGACacagagaaagaaaaagctTCTTGCTGTTGTAGGGATCTTTACAAGGTTTGGTCGTAAGAATAATAGAGACGCAATCCGTAAGGCATGGATGCCTGCTGGTACAGAATCATTTCCCTTG GTGCTGCTTCAAAGAAACTGGAGGAAGAGAAGGGCATCATTATACGATTT TGCAAACCGTGGAGACATTTCAGATAAGGACATCGACAATGAATATAGGCAGACTAATGACTTCATAATTCTT AATGATTATCTGGAGGCTCCTAAGGAGAgttcaaagaaggaaaaattattttttgctcATGCTGTGGAGAATTGGAATGCTGAGTTCTATGTTAAGGTCAATGATGATATCTACATAAATATTG ATGCACTTGGAGCTGCACTTGCCAGTCATTTGGATAAGTCTCGTGTTTATATTGGGTGCATGAAGTCAGGGGAGGTTTTCTCTCAACC GTCCCAGAAATGGTATGAACCAGAGTGGTGGAAATTTGGGGATGGGAAATC ATATTTCCTGCATGCTTCTGGAGAAATATTTGCTATATCTCATCCCCTGGCACACTTTATCTTAATTAACAG GTCCATCCTTCGTACGTATGCCCATGATGATGTCAGTGCTGGATCCTGGTTCATTGGCCTAGATGTTAAGCATGTTGATGAAGGGAAGTTTTGTTGCTCATCCTGGTCATCAGGTCTCTCTATTTCTCTCTGTGTGTTCGCGTGTGCATGTATCAAGACAATTATGTGA